A region of the Chryseobacterium cucumeris genome:
ATGCAGAGTAAAGTAGCTTTATTGGATAAAGTAACCCGTTTTATTGTTACCACCAAAGGAAAGCAGATGCGTCCTATGTTTGTGTTTCTTTGTGCCAAACTGGTGGGTGAGGTGACGGAAAAAACATACCGCGGTGCTTCAATGATCGAACTGATCCACACCGCTACTCTGGTACACGATGATGTGGTTGATGAAAGTTTTAAACGTCGTAATTTCTTTTCAATCAATGCACTGTGGAAAAATAAGATTGCAGTTTTGGTGGGGGATTACCTTTTATCAAAATCAGTTCTACTATCTACAGACCACAAAGATTATGATCTGCTTGGCGTGATTTCCAGAACGATCCGTGAAATGTCTGAAGGAGAACTTCTTCAGCTGGAAAAGGCCAGAAAGCTGGATATTACGGAAGAGGTTTATTATGAAATTATCCGGCAGAAAACAGCAACACTGATTGCGGCATGCTGTGAAATAGGAGTTCTTTCCAATAATGCGGATGAAGCTTTAGCCAAAAAGATGATGGATTTCGGTACTTATACCGGTATGGCATTTCAGATTAAAGATGACCTTTTCGATTATTTAAGTTCAAACGTGATCGGTAAGCCTGTTGGAATTGATATCAAAGAACAGAAAATGACCCTGCCTTTGATTCATACCCTGAAAATAGCGCCTGAAAAAGATAGAAAGTATTATTTCGATACCATAAAACGATATAATAACAATCCCAAACGAGTAAAAGAGCTGATAGAATTTGTGAAAAGCTCAGGTGGATTGGATTATGCCATTACGGTGATGAAAGAATTTCAGCAGAAAGCTCAAAATATCCTGAATGAATTTCCGGATTCCGAAGCAAGAAAATCACTGCATATTATGCTGGATTATGTCATTGAAAGAAAATTCTGATATTAATTTTTTAATCAGTCCTGATTTTTTTATTATCCTATTTCCTTTAATCCTGCATGGTGTAACGGATCCTCATTATTGAAAGGAAAATAATCGTATCTTTCAATAATTCAATGAGTTGTGATTATTTTGTTTTTTTATAACAGTAAATTACTGTAAATTAATATTTTGCATAACTCTAATAAAATAATTGCGAATAATTCATTGATTTTCAAAATATTTGTTGTTTATTTGTCATTACAAAAAAACAACAAATAATGAAAAAAATAACAACTATGATGATAGCGTGTGCTATCAGTTTAAGCTTTACTACGTACGCACAGGTGGGAATAGGTACTCAGAATCCCCAGACAACTTTTCATATTGACGGCTCTAAAGACAATCCTGCAACAGGAATTCCTTCTGTAACCCAACAGGATAATGATTTCAGTGTAACTTCAAGTGCTAAAGTAGGGATTGGTACGGTTTCACCCACTGAAAAATTAGATGTTGCGTCTGGAAATGCCCGTATCCGTAATATTAATTCGAATATTGGTATCGGAGGAACCGACAGGGTAGTTGTAGCTGATGCTACCGGAATTCTGAAGACCATAGATTTTACTGCTTATTCACTGTTTCATGCGCGTTTAGCAGCGAATCAGAACATCAGTTCTTCTACGATCACGACTTTATTATTCGCAGCACCGATAGCGACTTCCCCTTTCTATTCTTATAATACCGGAACTGGGGTGATGACTTTTAACCAGCCTGGAAATTATCTGGTAACGCTGCAGGCAAGTTTTACCAATATGCCCGCAGGAACACAGCTGCTCATCGGTATCAGACCTGTACCGGATGCGAATTATCTGGGAAGAGGAAGCCATTATAACGCAGTTGCTGCTTCAGGAACTGTAGGTGAACTGATGAATTATACGACCGTGGTTGTTGCACCTACAGCCGGATATCAGATCCGTTTTACGGCAGCGCCGAATCAAAATTCTACGATTATTTCGACAGAAACCGGATCTACAGGAAGTGGAAATGTTACCAATGTAACTGTTCAGAAGATCTGATTCTATTTTTACTTTAATAAAACTAAAGTGCTGTATATAGATTTTCGGGAAACTGAAAATGTATATACAGCACTTTTCTTTTTAGATTCAGAATCTCATAGTGATTCAGTGTAAAAAATGAGAAAGAGCTGCTTAATGAATTTTTTATCTTCATATAATAATCCTTATTTATTACCTTTGATTGTTTAATTAAGCGAAAAATTTAAATTAAATAATTTTCAGGGTTACAATGATAACGGCTAGAACTATACAAAATAAAGCGATTAAAAATAAATAATCCGCAATGTTCTCAAACGTGTATTCCCGCTTACTATTTTTTGTTCTGATTGCCAGAAAGGAAAAGAAACAGCTGCAGGCAAAAAGAATACAGGCAAATCCTGCAAATTCGTCCAAATAGGTATGCTGACTGATTTTAGAGATTTTCAATGAGGTGATAATGAGTAGGGAAAATCCTAAAAGATTGCTGGAAGCATTCAATATATGTGGCGATTTTTTTTCCATCTTTTACATTTTTTTTCAAAATAAAGCACAATTTTTTTTATTATCAAATTTTTAAAAAAGATTATTAAAAATTAAAATTAATTTAAAAAGTGTATATTAGCAAAATACTTGAAGATTAAAAACTTTTTTACTTAGCTATGCAAACAACCTATATTGAAACACAGCAAATATCCTTTCAAGATTTTAAAAATCAGATACTTGAAGACTACAGGTTAGGAAGGATCTCTCGTGAAATGTCTTATCTCGGAAGGAGAGAAGTACTCACTGGAAAAGCTAAATTTGGAATTTTTGGGGATGGAAAAGAACTTCCTCAGCTTGCAATGGCGAAAGTTTTCAGAAATGGAGACTTCCGTTCAGGATATTACAGGGATCAGACTTTTGCATTGGCAATAGATGCCTTGACGGTAGAAAGTTTCTTTGCGCAGATGTATGCAGATACCAGCGTGGAAAGAGAACCTGCTTCAGCCGGAAGACAAATGAACGGGCATTTCGCAACAAGAAGTTTACATGAAGACGGAAGCTGGAAAGATCTGACAGCTCAGAAAAATATTTCTTCCGATATTTCTCCTACAGCAGGGCAGATGCCAAGATTATTGGGATTAGCTCAGGCTTCAACTATTTATAAAAGCGTAAAATTTGACGGTTCAGAAAAATTCTCAAGAGAAGGGAACGAAATTGCTTTCGGAACCATTGGGGATGCTTCTACAGCAGAAGGACACTTCTGGGAAACCTTGAATGCTGCATGTGCTCTTCAGGTTCCAATGATTGTTTCTATCTGGGATGATGGGTATGGTATTTCAGTTCCTACAAAAAACCAGAGAGCAAAAGCGGATATCAGTGAAATGCTAAGTGGTTTTCAGAGAAAAGAGGGAGAAAACCAGGGGTGTGAAATTATCCAGGTGAGAGCCTGGGATTATCCTGCATTATTAGATGCATACGCTAAGGCAGAACATTTTGCAAGAACAGAAAGTGTACCGGTGGTAGTGCACGTGGTTGATGTTACTCAGCCACAGGGACATTCTACATCCGGATCTCACGAAAGATATAAAAACGAAGAGCGTCTTGCATGGGAAGCTGAGTATGACGGTCTGGCGAAATTCAAAGAATGGATCCTGAACTATTCTATCGAAATTGATGGGAAAGAAGAAGTGATTGCTACAGCTGAAGAACTGGAGGCTATTGATGAAGAAGCGAAAAAAGCAGCAAAAGCCGGACAGAAAGCAGCCTGGGAAAATTATCAGAAAGCCATTTCAGAACTTATTCAGTCTGTTTTACCTTTAGTAGAAAACCTTAAAGGGCAGAATGCTGAAGTTGAAAATTATATCGCTCATTTCAACAAATTGATTTCAAAAGCTAAAAAAGACATCTTCCATCTGGTAAGACAGACTTTACTGGCGACAAGAGGAACAAATTCTGCGGAAAGAAATCAGCTGATGCAGAAATACAATGAAGTATCTGCTGTTGAAAAAGATAACTATTCTTCTCACTTATATTCTCAATCCCAATGGAAAGCTGAGAATGTTCAGGAAATCAAACCTGTATATTCTGACAGTTCCGAAGAGGTAGATGGAAGAGTAGTGATCAGAAACAATTTTGACAAAATTTTTGAAAAATATCCTGAAACTTTAATCTTTGGAGAAGATACCGGAAACATTGGTGACGTCAACCAGGGATTGGAAGGAATGCAGGAGAAATATGGCGCTTTACGTATCGCTGATACAGGAATCCGTGAAGCAACAATTCTTGGACAGGGAATTGGTATGGCGATGAGAGGTTTAAGACCAATTGCTGAAATCCAGTACTTAGACTATGTTCTTTACTGTTTACAGGGAATGAGTGATGATCTGGCAACGGTACATTACAGAACGAAAGGAGGCCAGAAAGCTCCGTTGATTATCAGAACAAGAGGTCACAGATTAGAAGGAATCTGGCACTCAGGTTCTCCAATGGCTGGTATTCTGAACCTTTCAAAAGGTATTTTGGTATTGGTTCCTAGAAACCTTACGAAAGCAGCAGGATTCTACAACACAATGCTTCAGGCTGACGAACCTGCGATCATCGTAGAATGTCTGAACGGATACAGATTAAAAGAAAAACAACCGGATAACTTAGGCGAATTCACTGTTCCTGTAGGGAAAATTGAAGTGACAAAAGAAGGAAAAGATGTTACTTTGGTCACTTACGGATCTACCTGGAGAATTGTAACGGAAGCAGCTAACGAATTGGAAAAATTAGGAATTTCCGCAGAGGTAATTGATATCCAGTCATTGATTCCTTTCGATTTATCCCACGAAATTGCTGAAAGTGTTAAGAAAACCAACAGATTAGTAGTGATTGACGAAGATGTGGAAGGGGGAACTACAGGATTCATCTTACAGCAGATCCTTGAAAAGCAGAAAGCTTTCAGATACCTGGATTCAGATCCGTTGACGATCTCCGCCAATGATCACAGACCAGCATATGCAAGTGATGGTGACTACTTTAGTAAGCCGTCTGCAGACGATATGGTAGAAAAAATCTACGCTATGTTTAATGAAACAAATCCTCAGAAATATCCAGCTATATTTTAATTGGGATTTTAGATAAATATGAAACCGCTTCCTTTTTGGGAGCGGTTTTTGTTTGCTAATCCTCTTCCGCCAAAGCAATCCTCAACTTATTCAAAGTATTCATCAAGGTAATACTTGCGGTAAGCTCTACAATCTCTCGTTCTGAAAATTGGTCTATCAGCTTTGCTTTGGTGCTTTCCAAATTATCTTTGCTGTAAATGACAGCTTCTGTCCATTCCAAAACAAGCTTTTGTTGATCATTGTAGACATTGGTATGCTTCCAGCCCGGAAGTCTGTTGATGAGATCCTGCTCAACGCCAAAATCAAAAAGTTCTTTAGCGTGATAACTACAGCAATAGGCACATCCATTGATTTGAGAAACACGCAGCTCCACCAAGGCAATTAGTTTTTCATCAATTCCGGATTTTCTAATGCTGTTGTGGGCTCTGTAGAGATTTCCAATGGTTTCTTTTGCAATTTCTTTGTAATTCATAATGAACATTTTTCTGCAAATTTGCATCAGAAACACTTTAGAAACTATATACTTACACTTTGGTGATATACTTACCTTTTTGAAAGTGTTATCCAAGATAAAAGGCTATCAAACATTGACAGCCTTTTTATTTTTTACATCTTCATTCAGAAAAGCACAATCTTTATCTTCATGCTGTCCTTTCACCTGATATTTTGCTTCCCACTCTTCCAGCAAATATAAAATCGGCAGTAGAGCCAATCCCTTTTCTGTAAGAGAATATTCCACTCTTGGAGGAAGTTCTTTAAACTCTTCACGAATAACCAATCCATCGGTTTCCATTTCTCTAAGCTGATCAGTTAATACCTTCCTGGAAATGACATTAATGCGTACTGCCAGTTCTCCAAAACGTAATTTTCTGTCTTTAATCACCAGAACAATAATAGGCTTCCATTTGCTTCCCAAAGCGGCCATGGCCTTACCCAGAGGGCAGCTGTATTGCATTAATTCATTCTTTTTCATAGAAAGATCTTTATTATTTTAATATCATATGAAACTGCAGTTTCATATGTTACTTTGATGTTACTAATGTAAGTTACTGCGAAGTTACCACTATTTTTTTAATAAAAGATACAAAAGTGAACTATTATTAGTTACTTTGTGTAACAATTATAAAATATAAATTTAAATATGAGCACATCATCATTATTTAAACCGTTTCAATATAAGAATTTACAGCTTAAAAATAGGATTGTAATGGCTCCAATGACCAGAGCACAGTCTGACAATGGAGTTCCCACTCAGAATATTGCAGATTATTATGGAAGAAGAGCTGCTTCAGAAGTAGGATTGATTCTATCCGAAGGAACTGTTATCAACAGACCTGGATCAAAAAATATGCAGAATATCCCGGATTTCTATGGAACAGAAGCTTTGAATGGCTGGAAAAACGTCATTGATACTGTACATCAGAATGGAGGTAAAATGGGTCCTCAGATCTGGCACGTTGGAGATACAAGAATGACAGAAGACTATCCGTTGGTTCCAATGGAAAAAGCTTCTACGATGACCATTGAAGATATCCAGGATACCATTGCACAGTTTGCTGCGTCTGCAAAGTCAGCGAAAGATCTTGGTTTTGACTGTATTGAAATTCATGGCGCTCACGGATACCTCATCGACCAGTTTTTCTGGGAAGTAACCAATACCAGAACCGATGAATATGGCGGTAAAACATTGAAAGAAAGAAGCAGATTTGCTGTAGAAGTAGTAAAAGCAATCAGAGCAGCAGTAGGAGAGGACTTTACCATTATTATCCGCCTTTCCCAATGGAAGCAGCAGGATTATAAAACCAGACTGGCATTCACTCCAAACGAAATGGAAGACTGGTTATTACCATTAAAAGAAGCTGGTGTGGATATTTTCCACTGCTCACAGCGTCGTTTCTGGGAGCCTGAATTTGAAGGTTCTGACTTAAACTTTGCAGGATGGGCAAAGAAAATTACCGGACAGCCAACCATTACAGTAGGTTCTGTAGGTTTAAATGGTGATTTCCTTAATGCTTTTGCAGGGCAGGGAACAGAAAAAAGAGACCTTACAGAATTGATCAGAAGACTTGACAATGAAGAATTTGACCTTGTTGCGGTAGGTAGAGCTATTCTTCAGGATTACCAGTGGGTACAGAAGATCAAAGACGGCAATACAGAAGCTCTTCTGGATTTTTCAGCAGAAAGTATGAGCGTCTTATTTTAATATCAACAAGGAATGGTGAATTCGCTTTGCTGTCGGTTAACAGCATAATTTTGGGGCTTGCGAAGTAGAATTGACTATCCTGACAGGTTTAGATCAGCATAATTCACTTTATTTTATATTTAATTTTCACCTATTTATTAAAGAACCGGCTTTCAGGATTTCCTGAAAGCCGGTTTTGTAAATTTATGGACACCCAACTGAATCCAGGACACATTTCCAGCGAGGAGGGATTCCATTGCTGCCAGGAATGTAGCAGGCTGTAGTCCCTTCCGGACAATCAGGAGCATTTCCACCATTGATTTTTTTTAGATCTGGTTTTAATAATTTTCTTAGATTTTTCATAGGTAATAATTTGTTGATTTACACAAATATAATATTTTTTGAAAACGCAACAACACTTTACGGATAATAATGTGAAATACATTATTTAAATACGACAAGATAAAATAAACCCGCTCACAGAATTTTCATGAGCGGGTCTTAACAGATTTAAATATCTAAAACTGCCTGTAAATTGGCAGAAATGATTTCCTTATAAACCAATATTCTTGGTCGGTTTCAATTGTTTTAAGATACTTTTCGGGATGGCATTCTTGTGAACAAGGATTGCTGTTGATTTGTATTCAACATAAGGTCTTGTTACATAAATATATCCGGCAAAATCATTGGTTACACCCCATGAATTTTTCACCATATAATATTCTTTACCAGTCTGGTCTTTTGCCAAACCTACGATATGCATGCCGTGGTCATCCGTTGTAGAAAGATTATTAAGTGCTTTCTGACGCATGTCTTCAGTGATGCTTTTATCCTTTTTAGGCTCTGTAAATAAAGTCTGCTTGTTCTCAGCGGTAATCTGGTCAAGATCCATGTCCGGAACATAAGCTACCCCGTTTTTGTAAGAGAAATAAGGTTCAGAAACATCCGTTGCCCAACCTACAGAATATCCTTTATTTACAGCGTTATCAATAATTGCAGTAAGATCTTTCATCGGAACATTCCAGTCAGAATCGTGGCTCCAGTTATCAGGAATCGGAACTACAAATTTCTGAAAATATGGATAATCTTTATAGGAAGATAATTCTACATAATCTTCAGGGTTGATTCCTACTACTTCTTTAGCAAATGTTTTCGGAGTATAGTTTTTCCCTTCATAAGTGAAGTTGGCAGGTACTTTTCCTAAATATTCATCAAGAATAGCATCTACAGAATCCATCCAGTTATCGGTCAGTTTTCCTTTTGAAGAAGCCTGAACAAGGCTGTCAAGAACAGGTTTCAGTTTTCCCTGCATTTCCTTGAAGTTATTGGTAGTCTGTCCTGCTTTTAATCCTGTGTAAACATCCTGAGGAACTGCACCGTACTTTTTGTACATATTGATTACGTCATGAAGTTCTCCTCCGTCACCCCAGCTGATAGCGCCATTATTCAAAACATATAATTTTGCTTTATCGTGGTAAGAATTTCTTGCGGTAAAGATTTCAGCAAGATCTACAGGTTTTTTGCCCATTCTCTGCATTTCAGATTCAAGGAAAGAGTTTCCGGAGTAGCTCCAGCAAGTTCCTGATGAACCCTGGTTCTTTACAGAAGTCGCACCTACGTCCTTTAACGTTGTGAACTGAAAATTAGCATTTTGTGATTGATTGTTTTTTAACTTGTTGATTAAGTCATCTTGGGCAAACATCATACTTCCTGCAGACAAAACAAAAAGTAATGATGCAATTTTGGCATTTTTCATTACTATAAAAAGATTATTTGTATTAATAGTCGTTGATAATAGAGATTTGTTACAAGGGGAAAAGTTAAATTTGAAATTAAAAAAAGACTCAAAAGAAGTAAGAAGTTGCTTTATATTTTATTTTTTAATTATTTTCTTAAAAAAGTTGATCATGTTTCCAACCCTTTCAAAAGTTTCCGCATCTATCATAGTATAACTCCTGACTATGGAACAAGAATTATTATTGGAATGCCAGCGTAACAACCGCAATGCCCAGCGGAAGGTTTACGAGAAAATGGCGGGCAGACTCTACGCAGTCTGCAGACGCTATCTGAAAAACGACGAAGATATAGAAGAAGTATTGGCTGATACATTCTATAAAATCTTTACGAAAATTACTCAGCTTCAAAATACCGAAACTTTTGAAGCATGGGCAAGAAAGATAGCGGTAAACGAATGCCTGCAGAAGTTGAGATCAGATAAAGGACTGTTTATTTCCCAGAAAGAAAATTTTCCTGCTCATCCTGAAGGAACTACAGAAAACCTTTCTCTGGAAAAAGATATTCTGAGCTTACTGAATTTTCTTCCTGAAGGCTGCAGAGCCATCTTTAATCTTTTTGCTATTGAAGGATATCCTCATAAGGAAATAGCGGCGATGCTTTCCATCAGTGAGGGAACATCAAAATCCCAGCTCAATTTTGCAAGGAAAAAGCTGCAGGAACTTCTCGTAAATCAAAACATTTAAACTTTTACAACAATGGAAAATAATCATATAGATCAACAATTCAATGAAGCTTCCAGGCTTTCAGAAGAGCCAGCTGTTTTTCCTGGTTTTGAGAAAGTATGGGATAAAATTGAAGAGAAATTAGATAAAAAAGAAGATAAAAAGAAAACAATTCCACTTTGGCTGCCGTATGGTATTGCCGCAAGTTTGATGATTGGTTTAGGGGCTTTCTACTTTATGAATAAAAAAGAGACTGCAGAACCTTTACAACCTGTAATTGCAGAGAATACAAGTTCAAATGGCCCGATTAACAAAACGGATATTGCAAAGATAGACAGGACTATCAAGGAGAATATCAGAAAAGAAGAATTGCCTGTAACGGTACCTCTTCCCACAGAACTTAAATCTTCATCAGTTGCAGGAATAGATCCGTATCAATCTCATCCTACCTGTAATATACCGTCAGTGGAAGCTTCTGACAGAGTAACAGCATCTCTGCCTCAGGTATACAATGACACCTTAAAAACAAAAGAAATTGACGAAGTTGTTGTCACTGCGTATGGGATTAAAAAGAGTTATGAGTCCGTTACAGCATCTTCAACAGTTATGATTGCTTCTACAGATAAAATTCCTGTGCATGCTCCGGCTGCCGTTTCTTCACTAGCTGGAAGAGTTGCCGGGGTAGAAGTGTCAACCGGAATTAAAAAGAATGATGCTATATTAATACGGGGAACAAAAAGTATAGATGGTCGGTCGCCGGCTCCTTTATATATTGTTGATGGAGTTGTGTTAGGCAGAGAATCTGGATTTTTAAATACTCTGGATCCTAAAAAAATAAAAGAATTGAAAGTACTGAAAGGGCTTGAAGCTACTGCCCTGTATGGAAGCAAAGCTAACAACGGAGTTGTTGTAATTTCCACAAAAGGATTATCTACAGAAGAAATAGAAAAACTTAAAAAAGTTTCTTCAGAAAGTAAAGAAGAAATAGTAAAAGAACCTGAAGAACCTGAAAAAGTACTTCCAAAAGCAGGCCAGCTCACAGCAGGAGAAGTTAACGATTTTTCTAAGTGGGATTATTGGAAAGATATTGCAGTTCCTATTCTGGATCAGTATAAAAATACATGGAAGTTCTTCCCTGATAAAAGGGTTTCAGTTCAGTTGGTCAATAAAGACCGAAAACCGGTAATAGGGGAGAAAATAAAACTATTGGATGACCAGAAAAATACAATTTGGGAAGCTGTTTCAGATAATCTGGGCAATGTGGAATTGTGGATATCACCGATGACTGATAGGAAATCAGCCCCAGGGAAATATTATTTATCTGATGGTTCAGGGCAGATCATCAGCAGCAATCTCAGAACCTTTAAAAATGGACAAAATCTGATTATTCTGGATAAACACTGTCTGCAGAAGCGTGTATTGGATCTTGCCTTTGTAGTGGATGCTACCGGTTCTATGGGGGATGAGATTTCTTATCTTCAGTCTGAACTTTTGGATGTTTTAAAAAAGATCGAAGGACAGCTTAAAAATATAACAGTA
Encoded here:
- a CDS encoding polyprenyl synthetase family protein encodes the protein MANTVEEIKRPINDEMKLFEQKFYESMQSKVALLDKVTRFIVTTKGKQMRPMFVFLCAKLVGEVTEKTYRGASMIELIHTATLVHDDVVDESFKRRNFFSINALWKNKIAVLVGDYLLSKSVLLSTDHKDYDLLGVISRTIREMSEGELLQLEKARKLDITEEVYYEIIRQKTATLIAACCEIGVLSNNADEALAKKMMDFGTYTGMAFQIKDDLFDYLSSNVIGKPVGIDIKEQKMTLPLIHTLKIAPEKDRKYYFDTIKRYNNNPKRVKELIEFVKSSGGLDYAITVMKEFQQKAQNILNEFPDSEARKSLHIMLDYVIERKF
- a CDS encoding aminopeptidase C, with the protein product MKNAKIASLLFVLSAGSMMFAQDDLINKLKNNQSQNANFQFTTLKDVGATSVKNQGSSGTCWSYSGNSFLESEMQRMGKKPVDLAEIFTARNSYHDKAKLYVLNNGAISWGDGGELHDVINMYKKYGAVPQDVYTGLKAGQTTNNFKEMQGKLKPVLDSLVQASSKGKLTDNWMDSVDAILDEYLGKVPANFTYEGKNYTPKTFAKEVVGINPEDYVELSSYKDYPYFQKFVVPIPDNWSHDSDWNVPMKDLTAIIDNAVNKGYSVGWATDVSEPYFSYKNGVAYVPDMDLDQITAENKQTLFTEPKKDKSITEDMRQKALNNLSTTDDHGMHIVGLAKDQTGKEYYMVKNSWGVTNDFAGYIYVTRPYVEYKSTAILVHKNAIPKSILKQLKPTKNIGL
- a CDS encoding thiamine pyrophosphate-dependent enzyme, with the protein product MQTTYIETQQISFQDFKNQILEDYRLGRISREMSYLGRREVLTGKAKFGIFGDGKELPQLAMAKVFRNGDFRSGYYRDQTFALAIDALTVESFFAQMYADTSVEREPASAGRQMNGHFATRSLHEDGSWKDLTAQKNISSDISPTAGQMPRLLGLAQASTIYKSVKFDGSEKFSREGNEIAFGTIGDASTAEGHFWETLNAACALQVPMIVSIWDDGYGISVPTKNQRAKADISEMLSGFQRKEGENQGCEIIQVRAWDYPALLDAYAKAEHFARTESVPVVVHVVDVTQPQGHSTSGSHERYKNEERLAWEAEYDGLAKFKEWILNYSIEIDGKEEVIATAEELEAIDEEAKKAAKAGQKAAWENYQKAISELIQSVLPLVENLKGQNAEVENYIAHFNKLISKAKKDIFHLVRQTLLATRGTNSAERNQLMQKYNEVSAVEKDNYSSHLYSQSQWKAENVQEIKPVYSDSSEEVDGRVVIRNNFDKIFEKYPETLIFGEDTGNIGDVNQGLEGMQEKYGALRIADTGIREATILGQGIGMAMRGLRPIAEIQYLDYVLYCLQGMSDDLATVHYRTKGGQKAPLIIRTRGHRLEGIWHSGSPMAGILNLSKGILVLVPRNLTKAAGFYNTMLQADEPAIIVECLNGYRLKEKQPDNLGEFTVPVGKIEVTKEGKDVTLVTYGSTWRIVTEAANELEKLGISAEVIDIQSLIPFDLSHEIAESVKKTNRLVVIDEDVEGGTTGFILQQILEKQKAFRYLDSDPLTISANDHRPAYASDGDYFSKPSADDMVEKIYAMFNETNPQKYPAIF
- a CDS encoding winged helix-turn-helix transcriptional regulator; translated protein: MKKNELMQYSCPLGKAMAALGSKWKPIIVLVIKDRKLRFGELAVRINVISRKVLTDQLREMETDGLVIREEFKELPPRVEYSLTEKGLALLPILYLLEEWEAKYQVKGQHEDKDCAFLNEDVKNKKAVNV
- a CDS encoding RNA polymerase sigma factor, coding for MEQELLLECQRNNRNAQRKVYEKMAGRLYAVCRRYLKNDEDIEEVLADTFYKIFTKITQLQNTETFEAWARKIAVNECLQKLRSDKGLFISQKENFPAHPEGTTENLSLEKDILSLLNFLPEGCRAIFNLFAIEGYPHKEIAAMLSISEGTSKSQLNFARKKLQELLVNQNI
- a CDS encoding T9SS type A sorting domain-containing protein, translating into MENNHIDQQFNEASRLSEEPAVFPGFEKVWDKIEEKLDKKEDKKKTIPLWLPYGIAASLMIGLGAFYFMNKKETAEPLQPVIAENTSSNGPINKTDIAKIDRTIKENIRKEELPVTVPLPTELKSSSVAGIDPYQSHPTCNIPSVEASDRVTASLPQVYNDTLKTKEIDEVVVTAYGIKKSYESVTASSTVMIASTDKIPVHAPAAVSSLAGRVAGVEVSTGIKKNDAILIRGTKSIDGRSPAPLYIVDGVVLGRESGFLNTLDPKKIKELKVLKGLEATALYGSKANNGVVVISTKGLSTEEIEKLKKVSSESKEEIVKEPEEPEKVLPKAGQLTAGEVNDFSKWDYWKDIAVPILDQYKNTWKFFPDKRVSVQLVNKDRKPVIGEKIKLLDDQKNTIWEAVSDNLGNVELWISPMTDRKSAPGKYYLSDGSGQIISSNLRTFKNGQNLIILDKHCLQKRVLDLAFVVDATGSMGDEISYLQSELLDVLKKIEGQLKNITVRYGSVFYRDHGDEYVTRKFDFSNKAEDLVGFIKRQKAGGGGDTPEAVVEALKVSVDELKWSDENSTKIMFLILDAPPHHSEQNIENLYNTIKAAAKKGITIIPLAASDTDKQTEYLMRTFALLTNGTYTFLTDDSGIGNSHIKPTIDSYEVEKLNDLLLRLILQRAVLPECSAGISNDNINKKMEKEIDSQIDIKTVLFPNPTKGQMQIKTRKPIEELFIYDLAGKIIMRKEKLPEGKNTIDLTSYPQGIYLVRIHTNDLWETFKVIKN
- a CDS encoding carboxymuconolactone decarboxylase family protein, whose protein sequence is MNYKEIAKETIGNLYRAHNSIRKSGIDEKLIALVELRVSQINGCAYCCSYHAKELFDFGVEQDLINRLPGWKHTNVYNDQQKLVLEWTEAVIYSKDNLESTKAKLIDQFSEREIVELTASITLMNTLNKLRIALAEED
- a CDS encoding NADH:flavin oxidoreductase, which produces MSTSSLFKPFQYKNLQLKNRIVMAPMTRAQSDNGVPTQNIADYYGRRAASEVGLILSEGTVINRPGSKNMQNIPDFYGTEALNGWKNVIDTVHQNGGKMGPQIWHVGDTRMTEDYPLVPMEKASTMTIEDIQDTIAQFAASAKSAKDLGFDCIEIHGAHGYLIDQFFWEVTNTRTDEYGGKTLKERSRFAVEVVKAIRAAVGEDFTIIIRLSQWKQQDYKTRLAFTPNEMEDWLLPLKEAGVDIFHCSQRRFWEPEFEGSDLNFAGWAKKITGQPTITVGSVGLNGDFLNAFAGQGTEKRDLTELIRRLDNEEFDLVAVGRAILQDYQWVQKIKDGNTEALLDFSAESMSVLF